A genomic region of Penaeus monodon isolate SGIC_2016 unplaced genomic scaffold, NSTDA_Pmon_1 PmonScaffold_2985, whole genome shotgun sequence contains the following coding sequences:
- the LOC119570522 gene encoding zinc finger protein 383-like encodes MSFGKSFYQSDHLTKHSRIHTGEKPYSCEECGKAFSDSSALRQHIKRHQEGQGTSGRVPPIYDDRPTRKPYGKSKPFKCDECDMTFTKNGKFLAHQHTHRPNKQFKCDDCGCVFPKSYTLEVHRQMHASAPQSPAYAQSTTTAIAVKREPRYDDPLAMATAAAQVTPDLVLIGQAVCFVIPNEFRTGAKYAYD; translated from the exons ATGAGTTTTGGGAAATCTTTCTACCAAAGTGATCACTTAACAAAGCATAGCAGAATCCACACAGGAGAAAAACCATACTCCTGTGAAGAGTGTGGAAAGGCATTTTCGGATAGTAGTGCTTTAAGACAACAtataaaaaggcatcaagaa GGCCAGGGTACGTCTGGACGTGTTCCACCAATCTATGATGACAGACCAACAAGAAAGCCATATGGAAAATCAAAACCTTTTAAGTGTGATGAATGTGACATGACATTTACAAAAAATGGTAAATTCTTGGCCCACCAGCACACTCATCGGCCAAACAAACAATTCAAGTGCGATGATTGTGGATGTGTTTTCCCAAAAAGTTATACTTTAGAGGTTCACAGACAGATGCATGCCAGTGCTCCCCAA TCCCCAGCATATGCCCAAAGTACCACAACGGCCATTGCAGTTAAACGGGAGCCTCGCTACGACGATCCCCTTGCCATGGCTACTGCTGCTGCCCAGGTGACTCCAGATCTT GTATTAATTGGGCAGGCTGTATGCTTTGTGATACCAAATGAGTTCCGTACTGGTGCCAAATATGCATATGACTAG
- the LOC119570523 gene encoding histone-lysine N-methyltransferase PRDM9-like produces the protein PWSRHNAITTVPSVLWERPRNHDHGHSSKKSLDRFWGMTINFLSFFGTKQAQQFQHSSCKPSDTGQQLQVEQCSKSNRSNNYKQVQQLQQVHTEPTDGKYTCLECERHSLSEAAFEYQRRPHTGEKPFSCGICGKAFATIATLWFIQDSYGGKTVRVLRMWENIFTKKYVKCPSENSHWRKTISLQ, from the exons AACCTTGGAGCAGACATAATGCTATAACCACTGTGCCTTCAGTGCTCTGGGAAAGACCAAGAAATCACGACCACGGACATTCATCAAAAAAGAGCCTAGACcgattttggg GCATGACGATcaacttcctctctttttttgggaCCAAGCAAGCACAGCAGTTCCAGCACAGCAGTTGCAAGCCCAGCGATACAGGACAGCAACTGCAAGTGGAACAGTGCAGCAAGTCCAACAGGTCCAACAATTACAAACAAGTGCAGCAGTTACAGCAAGTTCACACAGAGCCAACAGATGGAAAATATACTTGTCTAGAATGTGAAAGACATTCTCTAAGCGAAGCAGCTTTTGAGTATCAAAGAAGACCCCACACAGGTGAAAAGCCTTTCAGCTGTGGCATTTGTGGGAAAGCTTTTGCAACAATCGCAACCTTGTGGTTCATACAGGATTCATACGGGGGAAAGACCGTACGAGTGCTCAGAATGTGGGAAAACATTTTCACAAAGAAGTATGTTAAATGTCCATCTGAGAATTCACACTGGAGAAAGACCATATCTTTGCAATGA